The Reinekea forsetii genome contains the following window.
ATGTTCAATGGGTACGAATAAAAATGAAACTAGGACTGCTAGTGCAAAAATCATTGAGAGAGCAATCAGGCTAACGGACTTAATATCACTCTGTTGATCCATCATCTTGATATATAGTTTCGTATTCATGCTACCACCTTCAATGCGTCAACCACGGCCAACCCACTAGATCGCAGTTCTAATAGGACATCAGCGAAAAGCGCATTATGCGGTCGATGGTTAACTATAATGATAACCTTGTCTTTTTTAAGTTCCTGAAGCCGCTCGAAGAACAATTTTTCCGTAGCCGGATCCAAAGCCGAAGTGGGTTCGTCTAGTAACATCACATCGGCATCGTGAAAAAAGAGGCGTGCAAGACATAAGCGTTGCTGTTGGCCACCGGAAAAGTTTCTTCCTTGCTCTTCAATACGGGTATGATACCTGTAAGGCAGTTGCTCAATGAACTCGTCAGCAACCGCGTAATAACAGGCATCGGTCAATCGCTTACTGTCAAATTCATCATGAGAGTCTAAATGGATATTACCTAGGATAGTCGAGGAAAATAGCTGTACTTCCTGTATAGCACACTGGGTGAATTCCCTGTACTTAAACTCTGGCCAATCTCTAGTGTCTATATCATTAATCAGGAGGAGCCCTTGGGAAGGATCCGATTGTTTTGCTAGCACTCGTAGCAATGTGCTCTTACCACAACCACTGGGTCCGCCTATAAAATGAATTTTACCCGCTTTGAAGTTAAAATTTATGCCTTGGAAGAGACCATCAACAGTCAGATTTCTGGCCTCGAGCGTGACCACCTTATCGACCTTAACCTCTACATCCACTTTCTTGGATTCAAGAATAACCACTTCCTTTTGATTATGAAAAATCAATTCCGTCATGCGCTGTATTTTAATCGCGCTAGCCTGCAAAGATTCGTTTATTGCTCCGAATCGATAGATAGGAGTGTAGAAAAAATCAAGCAAGAGTAGAAAAAAGAAAACCGTGCCAATATTGATTTGGCCTTTAATGACCAGAAAGCTTCCGTAGACAATAACGGAGGTATGATTGGTCGCGATGAGTGCCGCCTGAAAGTGCCCCTGACGTAACCCACTAATCTTTCTAGATAAGGTCGCCATGCTTAATCTGTCTATCATTTTTGAATTACGACGAATGAATTCCGTCTGCATGTGGTAATTTCGAATGTCATACCAGGCGCTTAACGACTGAAGGCAGAACGAAATAAGATCACTCCTTGCATGTTCTTGCTCTTCCGATGATGTCTTTAGCGGATGAATGAAGTGCTTGAAGTTGTAAAAGTGCAGAGGCACGAATGCCAGCACCAGCAGGAACAACGGCATACTAGTTAAAGCCATTGAAATAGACAAAAATATAAAAATAAAAACAGCGTGGAATACGAAAAATATGAAATCACATAAAAACCATTCAATCTCATTCAGAAAGGACCTAATACGCGATAGTAAGTCCCCTTTATCGTACTTTAGAAAAGCCATATAATTTAGACTAAAGATTGAATTTATATATTCTATATTATAGGTACGCTCAATCTTTTGCCTAAGAATAATTACCGCCAGATCCTGAGCCAATCCAAATATGAAACGCAAGGTAAATATGCCAATGAAGAATAGCGTCCCGTAATATAGCAGTTCGGATGCTTTCTCAACTAAGATGTACTCTAGTACAAACTTAATATATAGAGGTACTGAAACCGTTAGAATCGATACAAAGACGACCACGCTTGCAGCAATTGGTAATATATGCTTGTGAAAAGAAACCATTTTCCAAAGAATTCTTAGTGCATTCATATCGATGTTGCCTCAGCATTATTTTCGATAATATCGTCATATTTCATAAGCTCGTGTAGCGAATCGAATGACAATTTATTAGCACTAATGAATTTTGGGTTATCGCCGAGTACAAGTACTTGGTCGACGACATTGAGGAACTCGGGGTTATGGGTCGAAATCAAAATGGTACATTGACCCTTAAGTGAAGAGATCGTATCAATTATTATTTGTTCATTCTTAGGGTCGAGCGATGAAGTAGGTTCATCAAATAAGCATACCGCTGGGTCTTTTAACAAGGCTCTTGCAATAGAAATTCGCTGCTTTTCGCCGCCTGATAATTGCTGGCCACCGTCGCCAAGCTCAGTGCTGTATCCATATGGCATTTCACCGATACGATGGTGGATACCGGCGCGCTTAGCCGCAACATGAATTTTTGAATCCTCGATGCAACTTGAAAAACTTGCCCCGCCCAAACGGATATTTTCGTGAACCGTTCCTTTAAATACAGAGGGTTTTTGGGCTATATAGGATATATTCTTACACACGGTAAATTCTGACACCTCACTTAAACTGTAGTCATTAAAGGTTATCTCGCCCTCGTCTGGTGTAAGTTGTTTCAACAAAAGCTTTAGGAGAGTCGATTTACCCGACCCGCTTCTACCGACAATAGCGTAGCTTTTATTGTGTTCGAAACGGACATTCAAGTCTTTAAACACCTCAATGCCGGCGTACCCAAACGATAGCCCATTGATACAAACATCACCATCAAGATTGACCGCCAACGCAGGGTCGTTTTTGAACTTATGGTCATCAATATTAATATCCAACAGCGTGAGACACCGTTGCCAATAGGCCTTAGTGTCGTTTACGCTGATAATAAGCTGCACAAACTCGTCGATATAGGGATTTAAAATATTAACGATAACTAATGCCATCATTAGGTCACCGGTACTGTAAATGCCAGATATA
Protein-coding sequences here:
- a CDS encoding ATP-binding cassette domain-containing protein — its product is MNALRILWKMVSFHKHILPIAASVVVFVSILTVSVPLYIKFVLEYILVEKASELLYYGTLFFIGIFTLRFIFGLAQDLAVIILRQKIERTYNIEYINSIFSLNYMAFLKYDKGDLLSRIRSFLNEIEWFLCDFIFFVFHAVFIFIFLSISMALTSMPLFLLVLAFVPLHFYNFKHFIHPLKTSSEEQEHARSDLISFCLQSLSAWYDIRNYHMQTEFIRRNSKMIDRLSMATLSRKISGLRQGHFQAALIATNHTSVIVYGSFLVIKGQINIGTVFFFLLLLDFFYTPIYRFGAINESLQASAIKIQRMTELIFHNQKEVVILESKKVDVEVKVDKVVTLEARNLTVDGLFQGINFNFKAGKIHFIGGPSGCGKSTLLRVLAKQSDPSQGLLLINDIDTRDWPEFKYREFTQCAIQEVQLFSSTILGNIHLDSHDEFDSKRLTDACYYAVADEFIEQLPYRYHTRIEEQGRNFSGGQQQRLCLARLFFHDADVMLLDEPTSALDPATEKLFFERLQELKKDKVIIIVNHRPHNALFADVLLELRSSGLAVVDALKVVA